Proteins from a genomic interval of Hoplias malabaricus isolate fHopMal1 chromosome 13, fHopMal1.hap1, whole genome shotgun sequence:
- the LOC136665061 gene encoding immunoglobulin lambda-1 light chain-like has translation MLPTLCVLLPALAWVSSQKVLTQPPSVQTEPGRTVSLDCNIAKDEGNYVSWYKQIPQAAPQFVLRFYHSHSSPDKYGDNFSSARFTSKASTSIDYQLIISKVEIGDSAVYYCKTYDSSISDVVFGQGTKLFVTDASAPAPVLTLFPPSSEELKSNKATLVCVVSDMPTGFADVSWLVDSKAVSSGVSTGSAEQQTNKKFRLSSFLTIERSEWEKDKDITCQVSSASKTASKKLKKSECIV, from the exons ATGCTGCCAACCCTCTGTGTTCTACTCCCTGCTCTGGCAT GGGTCAGTTCACAAAAAGTTCTGACACAACCCCCTTCAGTGCAAACAGAGCCGGGCCGCACTGTCAGTCTGGACTGTAACATCGCAAAGGATGAAGGCAACTATGTCTCCTGGTATAAACAGATTCCACAAGCAGCTCCTCAGTTTGTGTTGAGATTTTATCATTCTCACAGCTCTCCTGATAAATATGGAGATAATTTTTCATCTGCACGCTTCACATCTAAAGCCTCCACAAGCATCGACTACCAGCTAATAATCAGTAAAGTTGAGAtaggagactctgcagtgtattaTTGTAAAACATATGACAGCTCCATCAGTGA tgtGGTATTCGGACAAGGAACAAAGCTGTTCGTCACTG ACGCTTCTGCCCCGGCTCCTGTTCTGACCCTCTTCCCTCCGTCCAGTGAAGAGCTGAAGTCTAACAAAGCCACTctagtgtgtgtggtcagtgatatGCCCACTGGGTTTGCTGATGTGAGCTGGCTGGTGGACAGTAAAGCGGTCAGCAGTGGAGTGAGCACTGGCTCTGCAGAGCAGCAAACCAATAAGAAATTCAGACTGAGCAGCTTTTTGACCATTGAGAGGTCAGAGTGGGAGAAAGATAAAGACATAACGTGTCAAGTGTCTTCTGCCTCAAAAACCGCCAGTAAAAAGTTGAAGAAGTCTGAATGTATCGTCTGA